A window of Synechococcales cyanobacterium CNB contains these coding sequences:
- a CDS encoding DUF58 domain-containing protein — protein sequence MLRTENPKRPASLDELLDSRLISRVSRLDVTSRKMFSGKLKGERRSKKRGESVEFADHRPYVVGDDLRHIDWNIFGRLDRLFLKLFLEEEDLCLHVVVDCSASHDCGQPNKFFFMQQAAMALGYVGLVNYNRVAMTAIGTPATPGTSASESGDAPHTGIMSAVRDLRGRRRTHELAAWLCSLRPEGGSNFPEAAKRIALSRRGKGVMVVMSDFFYKEGYETGLRLLMGRGYDVFCLQVLSPQELEPDIAGDLRLRDVEDADFAEITVSAPLLRRYKANLAAYCDQLRTFCARRDITLLTVRSDTPIDVLLLDYMRRRGVLR from the coding sequence ATGCTGCGAACAGAGAACCCCAAGCGACCCGCATCCCTCGACGAGCTGCTTGACAGCCGACTCATCTCACGAGTCTCGCGCCTGGACGTCACCAGCCGCAAAATGTTCTCCGGCAAGCTCAAGGGCGAGCGCCGCAGCAAGAAGCGCGGCGAGAGCGTCGAGTTCGCCGACCACCGCCCCTACGTCGTCGGCGATGACCTGCGACACATCGACTGGAACATCTTCGGCCGACTCGACCGCCTCTTCCTCAAACTGTTCCTCGAAGAGGAAGACCTCTGCCTCCACGTCGTCGTCGACTGCTCCGCCAGCCACGACTGCGGCCAGCCCAACAAGTTCTTCTTCATGCAGCAGGCCGCCATGGCCCTCGGCTACGTCGGCCTTGTCAACTACAACCGCGTCGCCATGACCGCCATCGGAACGCCCGCCACGCCGGGGACGAGCGCGAGCGAATCCGGGGATGCCCCGCACACCGGCATCATGTCCGCCGTCCGCGACCTGCGCGGCCGCCGGCGCACCCACGAACTCGCCGCCTGGCTCTGCTCGCTCCGCCCCGAGGGCGGGAGCAACTTCCCCGAGGCCGCCAAGCGCATCGCCCTCTCGCGCCGCGGCAAGGGCGTCATGGTCGTGATGTCGGACTTCTTCTACAAGGAGGGCTATGAGACCGGCCTCCGACTGCTCATGGGGCGTGGCTACGACGTCTTCTGCCTCCAGGTGCTCAGCCCGCAGGAACTCGAGCCCGACATCGCCGGCGACCTCCGCCTGCGCGATGTCGAGGACGCCGACTTCGCCGAGATCACCGTCAGCGCGCCCCTTCTCAGACGCTACAAGGCCAACCTCGCCGCCTACTGCGACCAGTTGCGAACCTTCTGCGCCCGCCGCGACATCACGCTCCTCACGGTCCGCTCCGACACGCCCATCGACGTGCTGCTCCTCGACTACATGCGGCGAAGGGGGGTACTGCGATGA
- the accB gene encoding acetyl-CoA carboxylase biotin carboxyl carrier protein, which translates to MDIRKLKELVRLMVENDLSELDLRDQQETVTIKRGPSGIVMAPAYPHAGTAGAVGAVGAEVSPASENGAARAGDEDDAGLVAIESPMVGTFYSAATPDAEPFVSVGSAVSADTVVCLVEAMKVFNEIKAECAGTVERVLVNNGEAVEFGQKLFLIRPA; encoded by the coding sequence ATCGACATCCGCAAACTGAAGGAACTGGTCCGATTGATGGTCGAGAACGACCTCTCTGAACTCGACCTGCGCGACCAGCAGGAGACGGTCACCATCAAGCGCGGGCCAAGCGGGATCGTGATGGCGCCGGCGTACCCGCACGCCGGCACGGCCGGGGCGGTCGGCGCGGTCGGCGCGGAGGTCTCTCCGGCGAGCGAGAACGGCGCGGCCCGAGCCGGCGACGAGGACGACGCGGGACTGGTGGCGATCGAGTCGCCGATGGTCGGGACGTTCTACTCCGCGGCGACGCCGGACGCCGAGCCGTTCGTCTCGGTCGGGTCGGCGGTCTCCGCGGACACGGTGGTGTGCCTCGTCGAGGCGATGAAGGTGTTCAACGAGATCAAGGCCGAGTGCGCGGGCACGGTCGAGCGAGTCCTGGTGAACAACGGCGAGGCCGTGGAGTTCGGGCAGAAGCTGTTCCTGATCCGGCCCGCGTGA
- a CDS encoding PEP-CTERM sorting domain-containing protein: MRLIASTFAAVGLAASLASGQLIVGNDQSGTAHIYHVDVNTGVATSIYSSSTNTAKPWGMAYDPGTNTLYWNNGSVLYASPYDINGLNPVSLGTMMYNNSSVNFVGLGFRNGLLVGTRNIATEAVYEIDPVTLIATQTYVYSSTFDFGGVDVDATNNNLYGLSDTPSDGRGLYLIDDTNQTVTLKAPYPAGETDIDGLAVHNGIAYYVTDGPNTTQPNFYIFDANTGVQLGTLPSPFTGSGTFSAAAFVPAPGTLALLGLGGVAAARRRR; the protein is encoded by the coding sequence ATGCGTCTGATCGCCAGCACCTTCGCCGCCGTTGGTCTCGCCGCCTCGTTGGCCTCCGGGCAGCTGATCGTGGGGAACGACCAGTCCGGGACCGCGCACATCTACCACGTCGACGTGAACACGGGCGTGGCGACGTCGATCTACTCGTCGTCGACGAACACGGCCAAGCCGTGGGGGATGGCGTACGACCCGGGCACCAACACGCTGTACTGGAACAACGGATCGGTGCTCTACGCGTCCCCGTACGACATCAACGGGCTGAATCCCGTTTCGCTCGGGACGATGATGTACAACAACTCGTCCGTGAACTTCGTCGGCCTGGGCTTCCGCAACGGGCTGCTCGTCGGAACGCGCAACATCGCCACCGAGGCGGTCTACGAGATCGACCCCGTGACGCTCATCGCCACGCAGACCTACGTGTACTCGAGCACGTTCGACTTCGGCGGGGTGGACGTCGACGCGACGAACAACAACCTGTACGGGCTGAGCGACACGCCGAGCGACGGCCGCGGCCTGTACCTGATCGACGACACCAACCAGACCGTCACGCTCAAGGCGCCGTACCCCGCCGGCGAGACCGACATCGACGGGCTGGCGGTCCACAACGGCATCGCGTACTACGTGACGGACGGCCCGAACACGACGCAGCCGAACTTCTACATCTTCGATGCGAACACAGGCGTGCAGCTGGGCACGCTCCCGTCGCCCTTCACGGGCAGCGGCACCTTCTCGGCCGCTGCCTTCGTGCCCGCGCCGGGCACGCTGGCGCTCCTCGGCCTGGGCGGCGTGGCGGCTGCTCGCCGGCGGCGCTGA
- a CDS encoding GxxExxY protein, translating to MPDALNKVSERIIGCAIGVHRTLGPGLLERLYEEAMLHELASQNLRVARQVAVPVRYKGVDLHGQRLDLVVERAVVVELKAVEAVADVHLAQLLTYLRVADLPLGLLINFHVPLLTKGVYRRINSQALGRRVSHPDPVSVSSAPSLRPLRSDP from the coding sequence ATCCCCGACGCCCTGAACAAGGTCAGCGAGCGCATCATCGGTTGTGCGATCGGGGTGCATCGGACGCTCGGCCCGGGATTGCTGGAGCGTCTCTACGAGGAGGCCATGCTCCACGAACTCGCGTCCCAGAACCTGCGAGTGGCGCGCCAGGTCGCCGTTCCGGTGCGGTACAAGGGCGTGGACCTCCACGGCCAGCGGCTCGATCTGGTGGTCGAGAGGGCGGTTGTCGTGGAACTGAAGGCCGTCGAGGCCGTGGCCGACGTGCACCTCGCGCAACTGCTCACGTACCTCCGCGTCGCCGACCTTCCGCTCGGGCTGCTCATCAACTTCCACGTTCCGCTGCTCACAAAGGGCGTCTATCGCCGCATCAACTCCCAGGCCCTCGGCCGAAGGGTTTCCCACCCCGATCCCGTCTCCGTGTCCTCTGCGCCTTCTTTGCGTCCTCTGCGTTCGGACCCCTGA
- the accC gene encoding acetyl-CoA carboxylase biotin carboxylase subunit has translation MFRRILIANRGEIALRIIRACRELGVEAVCVYSKADANAPYLRLADRAICIGEGPAKESYLNISRIISAAEIADVDAIHPGYGFLSERADFSAICRDCKIEFIGPSPEAMGKLGDKVECKRTARAAKVPIFPGSEGAIEDEDEAAKVAEEVGYPVIIKAAAGGGGRGMRICRNEASLRSNIRAAQQEAQAAFGNGSVFIEKFLEHARHVEVQVLGDKHGHAVHLFERDCSVQRRHQKLIEEAPAPSVDRRKLAALGDGAARLVRSAEYAGAATVEFLMDEKQNFYMLEVNTRVQVEHPVTEMITGVDIVKMSILIAAGEPLPFRQKDVSFRGHAMECRINAEDPDRGFMPSAGAVDLWEPPGGPGVRVDSHVVTGYRVPPNYDSMVGKLIVHADNREACLARMARALREFRVGPIKTTIPLQLRLMENSDFRTGGVDIHFLERLLK, from the coding sequence ATGTTCCGACGCATCCTCATAGCGAACCGCGGCGAGATCGCTCTCCGCATCATCCGCGCCTGCCGTGAACTGGGCGTCGAGGCGGTGTGCGTGTACTCGAAGGCCGACGCCAACGCCCCGTACCTGCGCCTCGCGGATCGGGCCATCTGCATCGGGGAGGGGCCGGCGAAGGAGAGTTACCTCAACATCAGCCGGATCATCTCGGCGGCCGAGATCGCCGACGTGGACGCGATTCACCCCGGCTACGGGTTCCTCTCCGAGCGGGCGGACTTCTCAGCGATCTGCCGCGACTGCAAGATCGAGTTCATCGGCCCCAGCCCCGAGGCGATGGGGAAGCTCGGGGACAAGGTCGAGTGCAAGCGCACGGCACGGGCGGCGAAGGTTCCGATCTTCCCCGGCTCGGAGGGCGCGATCGAGGACGAGGACGAGGCGGCGAAGGTGGCCGAGGAGGTCGGGTACCCGGTCATCATCAAGGCCGCTGCGGGCGGCGGCGGTCGCGGGATGCGCATCTGCCGAAACGAGGCGTCGCTGCGGTCGAACATCCGGGCGGCGCAGCAGGAGGCCCAGGCCGCCTTCGGCAACGGGTCGGTGTTCATCGAGAAGTTTCTCGAGCACGCCCGGCACGTCGAGGTGCAGGTGCTGGGCGACAAGCACGGCCACGCCGTTCACCTCTTCGAGCGTGACTGCTCGGTGCAGCGCCGCCACCAGAAGCTCATCGAGGAGGCACCGGCGCCGAGCGTTGACCGGCGCAAACTCGCCGCGCTGGGCGATGGCGCGGCGCGGCTCGTGCGTTCGGCCGAGTACGCCGGGGCGGCCACGGTCGAGTTCCTCATGGATGAGAAGCAGAACTTCTACATGCTCGAGGTCAACACGCGGGTGCAGGTCGAGCACCCGGTGACGGAGATGATCACCGGCGTGGACATCGTGAAGATGTCGATCCTGATCGCGGCGGGCGAGCCGCTCCCGTTCCGCCAGAAGGACGTGTCGTTTCGCGGGCACGCGATGGAGTGCCGCATCAACGCGGAAGACCCGGATCGCGGGTTCATGCCCTCGGCCGGAGCGGTGGACCTGTGGGAGCCGCCGGGCGGACCGGGCGTGCGTGTCGATTCGCACGTCGTCACCGGCTACCGGGTGCCGCCGAACTACGACTCGATGGTCGGGAAACTGATCGTCCACGCGGACAACCGCGAGGCGTGCCTGGCGCGGATGGCCCGGGCGCTGCGTGAGTTCCGGGTGGGGCCGATCAAGACGACCATCCCGCTGCAGCTGCGCCTGATGGAGAACTCCGATTTCCGCACAGGCGGAGTGGACATCCACTTCCTCGAGCGGCTGCTGAAGTGA
- a CDS encoding VWA domain-containing protein has protein sequence MTLAALTMGPIEFLRPIWLILIPVLWALTVWLSRRSLSGLGGTTRRVAVGVRMLVIALVAGAVAEPQLRKQSRDVAVSVILDVSRSVPVELQVRADRFIDQATAEKKTDDRRGLIATAREAYVQHLPSRRVDRVERRMVGATDGTNLASAVQLALATAAHDAANRILLVSDGNETEGSLVRAAEAARAAGVPIDVLPLRYRYDNEVIADRLVAPVLAREGEIVPLRVVLTATRPAHGRLSILMNDHPMDLDPDSPEVSVPVELRAGTNVLSVPVQMPGRGAHQFRAVFEPELTAAGVPNDGIIENNQALAVTFVSGEGRVLVLRSDRGPVDESAALVGALAESEIRADVRTPESAPVDLAGFTAYDAVVMVNQAAYDYSEAQQQALRQYVHDTGGGLLMIGGDQSFGAGGWIGSPLEDALPIRLDPPQKRQMPRGALALVIHSVEMPNGVYYGKQVCNAAVDALSRLDYVGIVEYGWQAGTDWTFPLQPKGDGMAVKQAINRLVFGDMPSFDPSLQLALQGLLAVDAGQRHVIVISDGDPSLSTALLDQYRANRVTISAVGVYPHSMRDLSTMRLMATRTGGEYYEVTTNAALASLPQIFVKEAQVVRRSLIWEGPAFAPTMTGFSETTAGIDGLPPITGYVVAAEREGLAQVTIRGKENDPIGAQWQYGLGRVVTFTSDATARWATNWLAWGKYRQFWEQHARWAMRPSGSANLRVTTEDRGEQTLVVVDAVDAEGRRLPSAVFRGRVAGPGGGGVDVDLRQVGPGRFEALVPTADAGTYVMSLRYYAPPTEEGGPATEGTVQAAITRPFAEEFRSLQDNTPLLMQVAEMTGGRVLSLDAAPATAELWRREGLTMPVATKPIWLYVALVGLGLFVMDVAVRRVRIDVIGAFKASRKALERSKAQAGMKLETLQAVRQKTQERMTARPETADPDLVRSGGSGGPGTAAPHVAKRKFEASAEQIARAASGPVALGGEPMAPDQPKQHAPKTEAEDETAEAGMSRLLKAKQRAREGMKEEEK, from the coding sequence GTGACGCTGGCCGCCCTCACCATGGGACCGATCGAGTTTCTCCGGCCGATCTGGCTGATCCTGATCCCCGTGCTCTGGGCGCTCACCGTCTGGCTCTCGCGCCGCAGCCTGAGCGGCCTCGGCGGGACGACCCGCCGTGTCGCCGTCGGCGTGCGGATGCTCGTGATCGCGCTCGTCGCCGGCGCGGTCGCCGAGCCGCAACTCCGAAAGCAGAGCCGCGACGTGGCAGTGAGCGTCATCCTCGACGTCAGCCGCTCCGTCCCCGTTGAGTTGCAGGTCCGTGCCGACCGCTTCATCGACCAGGCGACCGCCGAGAAGAAGACCGACGATCGGCGCGGCCTCATCGCCACCGCGCGCGAGGCATACGTCCAGCACCTCCCGAGCCGTCGCGTCGATCGCGTCGAGCGGCGCATGGTCGGCGCGACCGACGGCACGAACCTCGCCTCCGCCGTGCAACTCGCCCTCGCCACCGCCGCCCACGACGCCGCCAACCGCATCCTGCTCGTCAGCGACGGCAACGAAACCGAGGGCAGCCTCGTCCGCGCGGCCGAGGCGGCCCGCGCCGCTGGCGTGCCGATCGACGTGCTCCCGCTGCGCTATCGCTATGACAACGAGGTCATCGCCGATCGTCTTGTCGCACCGGTGCTGGCGCGCGAGGGCGAGATCGTTCCGCTGCGCGTCGTCCTCACTGCCACGCGCCCCGCACACGGCCGCCTCTCCATCCTGATGAACGACCATCCGATGGACCTCGACCCCGACTCGCCCGAGGTGAGCGTCCCCGTCGAGTTGCGCGCGGGCACGAACGTGCTGAGCGTGCCGGTCCAGATGCCCGGCCGCGGCGCGCACCAGTTCCGGGCGGTGTTCGAGCCGGAGCTCACCGCGGCGGGCGTGCCTAACGACGGCATCATCGAGAACAACCAGGCCCTCGCGGTCACGTTCGTCTCCGGCGAGGGCCGCGTGCTTGTCCTGCGGAGCGACCGCGGGCCGGTGGACGAATCAGCCGCCCTGGTCGGCGCGCTCGCCGAGTCCGAGATACGCGCCGACGTGCGCACGCCCGAGAGCGCGCCCGTCGATCTCGCCGGCTTCACAGCCTACGACGCGGTCGTCATGGTGAACCAGGCCGCCTACGACTACTCCGAAGCCCAGCAGCAGGCCCTGCGCCAATACGTCCACGACACCGGCGGCGGCCTGCTCATGATCGGCGGTGACCAGTCCTTCGGCGCGGGCGGCTGGATCGGATCGCCCCTCGAAGACGCGCTCCCCATCCGTCTCGACCCGCCCCAGAAACGCCAGATGCCGCGCGGTGCGCTCGCCCTCGTCATCCACTCCGTCGAGATGCCCAACGGCGTCTACTACGGCAAGCAGGTCTGCAACGCCGCCGTTGATGCGCTCAGCCGACTTGACTACGTCGGCATCGTCGAGTATGGCTGGCAGGCGGGCACCGACTGGACGTTCCCGCTCCAGCCCAAGGGCGATGGGATGGCCGTCAAGCAGGCCATCAACCGCCTTGTCTTCGGCGACATGCCGAGTTTCGACCCGTCGCTGCAACTCGCCCTTCAGGGCCTGCTCGCCGTGGACGCCGGCCAGCGACACGTCATCGTCATCTCCGACGGCGACCCGTCGCTCTCCACCGCACTGCTCGACCAGTACCGCGCCAACCGCGTCACCATTTCCGCCGTCGGCGTCTACCCGCACTCGATGCGCGACCTGAGCACCATGAGGCTCATGGCCACGCGCACCGGCGGCGAGTACTACGAGGTCACCACCAACGCTGCCCTCGCCAGCCTGCCGCAGATCTTCGTCAAGGAGGCACAGGTCGTCCGTCGCAGCCTCATCTGGGAAGGCCCCGCCTTCGCGCCCACGATGACCGGCTTCTCCGAGACCACCGCCGGAATCGACGGCCTGCCCCCCATCACCGGCTACGTCGTCGCCGCCGAACGCGAGGGGCTGGCCCAGGTCACCATCCGCGGCAAGGAGAACGACCCGATCGGGGCGCAGTGGCAGTACGGCCTCGGACGCGTCGTCACCTTCACCAGCGACGCTACCGCACGCTGGGCCACAAACTGGCTTGCGTGGGGCAAGTACCGCCAGTTCTGGGAACAACACGCGCGATGGGCCATGCGACCGAGCGGCTCCGCGAATCTTCGCGTCACCACCGAAGACCGCGGCGAACAGACGCTCGTTGTCGTCGATGCGGTGGACGCCGAAGGGCGGCGCCTGCCGTCGGCCGTCTTCCGTGGACGCGTAGCCGGGCCGGGCGGCGGCGGCGTGGATGTCGATCTTCGCCAGGTCGGTCCAGGACGGTTCGAAGCGCTCGTCCCCACCGCGGATGCCGGCACCTACGTGATGAGCCTGCGCTACTACGCCCCCCCCACCGAAGAGGGAGGACCCGCGACCGAGGGCACCGTGCAGGCCGCCATCACGAGGCCATTCGCCGAAGAGTTCCGCTCACTCCAGGACAACACGCCACTGCTGATGCAGGTCGCCGAGATGACCGGCGGCCGCGTCCTCTCGCTGGACGCCGCGCCCGCCACGGCGGAACTCTGGCGGCGCGAGGGGCTGACGATGCCCGTGGCAACGAAGCCGATCTGGCTCTATGTCGCGCTCGTCGGACTCGGGCTGTTCGTCATGGATGTCGCCGTGCGGCGCGTGCGGATCGACGTCATCGGCGCCTTCAAGGCGAGCCGCAAGGCGCTCGAACGCAGCAAGGCCCAGGCGGGCATGAAACTCGAGACCCTCCAAGCCGTGCGCCAGAAGACGCAGGAACGCATGACCGCCCGTCCCGAAACGGCGGACCCCGACCTCGTGCGCTCGGGCGGGAGCGGCGGCCCGGGCACAGCCGCGCCGCATGTCGCCAAGCGCAAGTTCGAGGCTTCCGCAGAGCAGATCGCTCGCGCTGCGTCCGGCCCGGTCGCGCTCGGCGGCGAGCCGATGGCGCCCGACCAGCCGAAGCAGCACGCTCCGAAGACCGAGGCCGAGGACGAAACCGCCGAGGCCGGGATGTCGCGGCTGCTCAAGGCCAAGCAGCGAGCGAGGGAAGGCATGAAGGAAGAGGAGAAGTGA
- a CDS encoding MoxR family ATPase translates to MAPNPAHEQTPSEVRAACDKFRDDFQRLRAEVGKVIVGHNEVVEGVLMALFAGGNVLLEGVPGLGKTLLVRTLAQTLDLPFNRIQFTPDLMPADVIGTNIVTENPDTGRRQFEFQRGPIFAQIVLADEINRATPKTQSALLEAMQEHAVTVGGVTYRLTEPFLVLATQNPIEQEGTYPLPEAQLDRFIFKIVVGYSQLDDLITILDRTTGQETPHPAKIMDGPRILEAQRLVRGVVVAPHVKEYAARLVLATHPEGKHAAGGPNGPTNRYVRCGASPRAAQALLLGAKVKAVTDGRYHAAYADVQHVAHMALRHRLILNFEAEADRVSGDAIVDEILKLTPTEQAGVPLAAGRA, encoded by the coding sequence ATGGCCCCGAATCCAGCACACGAGCAGACACCCAGCGAAGTCCGGGCGGCATGCGACAAGTTCCGCGACGATTTCCAGCGCCTCCGGGCCGAAGTCGGCAAGGTCATCGTCGGCCACAACGAGGTCGTCGAGGGCGTCCTCATGGCCCTCTTCGCGGGCGGCAACGTGCTCCTCGAAGGCGTCCCCGGCCTGGGCAAGACGCTCCTCGTGCGCACGCTCGCCCAGACGCTCGACCTCCCCTTCAACCGCATCCAGTTCACGCCCGACCTCATGCCCGCCGACGTCATCGGAACCAACATCGTCACCGAGAATCCCGACACGGGCCGCCGGCAGTTCGAGTTCCAACGCGGCCCCATCTTCGCCCAGATCGTCCTCGCCGACGAGATCAACCGCGCCACGCCCAAGACCCAGTCCGCCCTCCTCGAAGCCATGCAGGAGCACGCCGTGACCGTCGGCGGCGTCACCTACCGCCTCACCGAGCCGTTCCTGGTGCTCGCCACGCAGAACCCCATCGAGCAGGAGGGCACCTACCCGCTCCCCGAAGCGCAGTTGGACCGCTTCATCTTCAAGATCGTCGTCGGCTACTCGCAGCTCGACGATCTCATCACCATCCTCGACCGCACCACCGGGCAGGAGACGCCGCACCCCGCCAAGATCATGGACGGTCCGCGCATCCTCGAAGCCCAGCGGCTCGTGCGCGGCGTGGTCGTCGCGCCGCACGTCAAGGAGTACGCCGCACGCCTCGTGCTGGCGACGCACCCCGAGGGCAAGCACGCCGCCGGCGGGCCGAACGGCCCGACGAACCGATATGTCCGCTGCGGCGCCAGCCCGCGCGCGGCCCAGGCGCTGCTGCTGGGCGCGAAGGTGAAGGCCGTCACAGACGGTCGGTACCACGCCGCCTATGCCGACGTGCAGCACGTGGCGCACATGGCTCTGCGCCACAGGCTCATCCTCAACTTCGAGGCCGAGGCCGACCGCGTGAGCGGGGACGCCATCGTGGACGAAATCCTCAAACTCACGCCCACCGAACAGGCCGGCGTCCCTCTCGCGGCTGGAAGGGCGTAA
- a CDS encoding ABC transporter permease, whose product MIVMIVRRLVQLPLIVGVIYTLTLVLAWKVPGNPLENPEGRKPAPEVVEAMKAQYNLDNFWKFYWSYLDSATGVKWVRESLGGEAERREREALDSGLIPPARFVFDLGPSLQYKDYRVNDIVAAALPVSVTLGAAAMLLAVVIGVTAGVVGAARPNSIADLATLAVALVGISLPSFVIGTVLLLVFGVWAAALPVGGWGRPEQMILPAVTLSLPFAAYIARLTRMGMVEHLSSDFVRTARAKGVHELRVLLRHALKNAFLPVLSYLGPATALAMTGSFVVERVFNVPGLGQHFVNAVQNKDLFLIMGVVLVFATMLILFNLAVDVLYRWVDPRIE is encoded by the coding sequence GTGATCGTCATGATCGTGCGAAGGCTCGTGCAACTCCCCCTCATCGTGGGCGTGATCTACACGCTCACGCTGGTGCTCGCTTGGAAGGTGCCCGGCAACCCGCTCGAAAACCCCGAGGGCCGCAAGCCCGCCCCCGAGGTCGTCGAGGCCATGAAGGCCCAGTACAACCTCGACAACTTCTGGAAGTTCTACTGGTCATACCTCGACAGTGCGACCGGCGTGAAGTGGGTCCGCGAGAGCCTCGGCGGCGAGGCCGAACGCCGCGAGCGCGAGGCTCTCGACAGCGGCCTCATCCCGCCCGCGCGCTTCGTCTTCGACCTCGGCCCATCGCTCCAGTACAAGGACTACCGCGTCAACGACATCGTCGCCGCCGCGCTTCCGGTGTCGGTCACGCTCGGCGCTGCCGCGATGTTGCTGGCTGTCGTCATCGGCGTCACCGCGGGCGTGGTCGGCGCGGCCAGGCCGAACTCGATCGCCGACCTCGCCACGCTCGCCGTCGCACTCGTCGGCATCAGCCTCCCGAGTTTCGTCATCGGCACGGTGCTGCTGCTGGTCTTCGGGGTCTGGGCGGCCGCCCTCCCCGTCGGCGGCTGGGGTCGCCCCGAGCAGATGATCCTCCCAGCCGTCACGCTCTCGCTCCCCTTCGCGGCGTACATCGCGCGGCTCACGCGCATGGGCATGGTCGAGCACCTCAGTTCCGACTTCGTCCGCACCGCCCGCGCCAAGGGCGTCCACGAACTGCGTGTGCTGCTCCGCCACGCCCTCAAGAACGCCTTCCTGCCCGTGCTCAGTTACCTCGGCCCGGCCACCGCGCTGGCCATGACCGGCTCCTTCGTCGTCGAACGCGTCTTCAACGTCCCCGGCCTCGGCCAGCACTTCGTGAACGCTGTCCAGAACAAGGACCTGTTCCTGATCATGGGCGTCGTGCTGGTCTTCGCGACGATGCTCATCCTCTTCAACCTCGCCGTCGACGTCCTCTACCGATGGGTGGACCCGCGCATCGAGTGA